Proteins found in one Apostichopus japonicus isolate 1M-3 chromosome 16, ASM3797524v1, whole genome shotgun sequence genomic segment:
- the LOC139982666 gene encoding sushi, von Willebrand factor type A, EGF and pentraxin domain-containing protein 1-like has translation MYRTVKTLLVILACNFLVAEACLFWHVKKSPPSHHHRPPAHHPPPRPPPPPPVRPTKIIACPPSQDLTSNRGETTRNIFWNAPQITDGSPPYNVVRTGKASGSEFECNGQPSEVCYYAEGRGGRSATCCFNVQCSIIECSEIGEIDGGVVDCTNGNAFGSVCTFQCDDGFILEGPPVSVCEESGISDPAVEWTNDKPTCQHVIQPILVEGTCPDDFVVDAGGPTAVVEWTNPTYQDRTTNDEVPVRCSHESGQTYGITVYPIVCEPDITTNFEYEICEFTVTVQHAACPPLNPPRYGSLALHKTPFAEIAFQQCKEGRDVPKVDIPVGYTGEFHCSYGTEWQPSRAYDCTGKK, from the exons ATGTACCGAACCGTCAAGACTCTGTTGGTGATTTTAGCCTGTAACTTTTTAGTTGCAGAAG CATGTTTATTTTGGCATGTCAAAAAATCACCACCTTCTCATCACCACCGGCCTCCAGCACATCACCCTCCTCCTCGgcctcctccacctccccccGTTCGCCCAACGAAAATAATCGCGTGTCCACCATCACAGGACCTAACTAGTAATCGAGGAGAAACAACAAGGAATATCTTTTGGAACGCTCCTCAAATAACTGATGGTTCACCACCTTACAA TGTCGTACGAACAGGTAAAGCAAGTGGGTCAGAATTCGAATGCAACGGTCAACCTTCTGAGGTATGTTACTACGCCGAAGGTAGAGGTGGAAGATCAGCCACATGTTGTTTCAACGTCCAGTGTTCAA tTATTGAGTGCAGCGAGATCGGAGAAATTGATGGCGGTGTTGTTGATTGTACTAATGGTAACGCATTTGGTTCTGTGTGTACCTTCCAATGTGATGATGGATTCATTCTAGAGGGTCCACCGGTGTCAGTTTGTGAAGAAAGTGGGATATCTGATCCTGCAGTAGAATGGACCAACGACAAACCAACATGTCAAC ATGTTATCCAACCTATATTAGTGGAAGGGACCTGTCCTGATGATTTTGTGGTAGATGCAGGAGGCCCAACTGCAGTTGTGGAATGGACGAATCCTACATACCAAGACAGAACCACTAATGATGAGGTGCCGGTTCGTTGTAGCCATGAATCTGGCCAAACGTACGGTATAACAGTTTATCCCATAGTGTGTGAACCGGATATAACAACAAACTTCGAGTACGAAATCTGTGAATTCACCGTCACTGTTCAGC ATGCCGCTTGTCCACCACTCAATCCTCCTCGTTATGGGAGTCTTGCGCTTCATAAGACGCCATTTGCAGAAATAGCCTTCCAACAATGTAAAGAAGGAAGGGATGTTCCCAAAGTAGATATACCAGTGGGTTACACTGGAGAATTTCATTGTTCCTACGGGACAGAATGGCAGCCGAGCAGAGCCTATGATTGCACAGGTAAGAAATAA